The DNA region GCCGGTGCCGCTCGATCACAAGGATGCGTACACGTTGCTCGTCGCGGTGCTGCTCTCGGCGCAGTGCACGGACAAGCGCGTGAACCTGACCACACCGGCGCTCTTCGCACTGGCGGACAATCCGGCGGCGATGGCGCATGTGCCCGTGGAGCAGATACAGGCGATCATCCGGCCGTGCGGGCTTTCGCCGCAGAAGGCGCGGGCGATTTCGCAGCTTTCACAGATCTTGATGGCGAAGCATGGCGGCGCGGTGCCGAAGACGTTCGAGGAGCTGGAGGAGCTGCCGGGCGTGGGGCACAAGACGGCGTCGGTGGTGATGGCGCAGGCGTTTGGCGTGCCCGCGTTTCCGGTCGATACGCACATCCACCGGCTGGCGCAGCGCTGGGGGCTGACGGCCGGGAAAAACGTGGAGCAGACCGAGGCGGATTTGAAGCGGCTGTTCCCGCGTGAGCACTGGAACGCGCTGCACCTGCGGATCATCTTTTACGGCCGCGAACACTGCACGGCGCGCGGCTGCGATGGAACGGTCTGCGAGATCTGCCGGACGGTTTATCCGGCGCGGAAGCGGGCGGTGCGGGTGAAGAAGTGAGGGGCGGGGACGGAAGAGAGAGGGTAGAGAATAGAGGATAGATCGTTGAGGGACGGAGAAAGCGGGGCGGTGCGGAAAACAGAGTTGATTCGGCTGGGAGCGCCCGCCACGTTCCCCGGCTCAGTTTGGGGACGCATAGC from Nibricoccus aquaticus includes:
- the nth gene encoding endonuclease III; this encodes MFEKKTERAAFIDQRLAELYPETPVPLDHKDAYTLLVAVLLSAQCTDKRVNLTTPALFALADNPAAMAHVPVEQIQAIIRPCGLSPQKARAISQLSQILMAKHGGAVPKTFEELEELPGVGHKTASVVMAQAFGVPAFPVDTHIHRLAQRWGLTAGKNVEQTEADLKRLFPREHWNALHLRIIFYGREHCTARGCDGTVCEICRTVYPARKRAVRVKK